aaatTTAACTGAATATTAATAGGGtaaaaaaaacctaaactgaATGATCGCCCTGTTTAAAGGTGATTTTCAATAAAGAAAGGTACAAGAACCGATTCATTCCTGATCTAGATTATATTGCTGGATCACACACAGTTAGACTCCAGCCTCGGTAACATATTGCAGACTTTGTGTACTGCGTCATCTAGTGGTGATCTGACGATATTTGGAACTCGGAATCAACAGATTTTCTAGTTTCGAGCAGCTGTAAACGCAACCATTGACCTTTGACTGTTACCCGGAACAACAACTGTTTAAAAAGTAGCGTTATGTATGAAGTAGTTTCatctgattttctgttttttaaaacagtgtaaCTTATATTTATAGTTGAATCCCCTCGATTTGAGGTGTTTAGTGTCAACAATACTGTTGGACATAACTCGACAGTCTTTTAATATAAGTGTTTCTCCATGGGTTCTCGTCTTAGACATTACCTGAGGGATGGTGGACCTTTGATCTTGGATGGTGGATTAGCAACTGAACTCGAAGCGCAAGGAATCAATTTACAggtaaattaatatatatttttaaatcttcacGAAGGTTACTGCGTTAGGATTACAGTTCTACCAGTCAGCAGTTACTTGTCATCACACAGCGTTGTGTGCCGTGTCCTGTTTACGACTTGTAAGCAGTACTGGTGCCAATACTGTTCTCAAATGTTGATGACAAAATAGGAGAAAACAGGAATCACCTAGCGAAATCCTATATACTGTACCATGTCAGTCAAACAAATGCAGCAGTCATTATACAGTGTATACTGCATTTCAGTTGGACTTGGggatattatttaaatgtaactttGCCATTTTCAAGGAAGTTTTTACCAACTCTctatttaattaataacattttttaggTGTGGGGTGCATCGATGGAAAAACACAAGTGTCTTAAAGTTAGTGACAGTCTTGCAGTCTCCTATCTTTAGTTAAAAGATAAGACACTAGAAGTTAAACAGTTACACAAAGTTTGACTTTGGTTGGCCTACTTTTAATAGAAAGGTTAACTACAAAAGAATCACTTGCTTGTGGTAGCTCTTCTAATGCTGAACTAAATACTAAGAATTGACTGATTGTCACATTTAGGGAGATCCTTTGTGGAGCGCCAGGCTTTTGCACAGTAATCCCCAGGCTGTTAAAGATGCTCACTGGAGGTAGGTTCATGCATCATAAtgagtatgtatgtatgtatgtatgtatgtatgtatgtatgtgtatatatgtgtgtgtatatatatatatatatatatatgtatatatatatatatatatatatatatatatgtatgtgtgtgtgtgtgtgtgtgtgtgtgtgtgtatatatatatatacacatatacacatatacacatatacacacacatatatacacacacacacatatatatatatgtatatgtatatatatgtagataGATGTATATGTGTTGAGAACCcagcatttaaatgtttgaccACAGGTTCCTCCTCAGTGGTGCTGATGTTATCACCACAGCCACGTACCAGGCGAGTATTACAGGATTCATCAATCACCTGGACATGAGCTCTGAATGTGCCAGAGAGCTGCTGATGTCTGGAGTTCATCTGGCCAGAGAAGCCATCGAGAAATTTGTTTCTGACAGTCTTTCAAAAGGTACAAAATGATACAGTGAGTGGACCCAGTGTCACTGTGATgctatttcattgtgttttatttacctcTCAAGGGCAGAGCTGTCCCTTGGTGGCAGGCTCAGTTGGACCATATGGGGCTTTTCTGCACAACGGCTCAGAGTACACTGGGGATTATGCAGCAGAGATGAGCATTGAAGTGAGTGGTTTTCAGCACCCACATACCTAAAAGTCTTTATGCATGCTGTGTGAACGCAACAGCAAAGGTGCTCTACTGCCACTAAAGACAGTCATGCTGTTCTGACTTGCATTCAGTTGTGGTCATGGTATTAATCATTGATCAGGATcttaatgttttgcttttttttttttttttttttttgaaggagCTTAAAGATTGGCATCGGCCACAGATCGATTgtttagcagcagcaggatcTGATCTCATTGCTTTTGAGACAATCCCAAGTATCAAAGAGGCGGAGGCTCTGGTGGAGCTGCTCCGAGAATTCCCCAACGCCAAGGCGTGGCTCTCCTTTTCCTGCAAGGTAACTAATGCTTAGgtgcattaattaattaacatggaCCTATTACTGCATGAAAATGTCCCCATGTtctgtacaaaaacacaggaTGGGAGGTGTATATCAGACGGCAGCCTGTTTACAGATGCAGTCCAGATAGCCAACAGATCCACGCAGCTGGCTGCTGTGGGAGTCAACTGTTGTCCTCCAGTTGTGGTGGAGCCGCTGCTAAACTCAGCAAGGTCACTGCTCAGCCCAGACATGAGCTGGGTGGTCTACCccaacagtggagaggagtgGGACACCAAGCGGGGGTGAGCCTGTTGTCAAGGATTTTCAATAGAGGAAAAAGTCTCAGGATTCACTTCAATGTGGgaaaaatgtttccttttcagttAAGAAAGTTTGCAAACTACGTAGCCACAAGTTAACACTCTACATTTTCAGTCTCTTAGGGAAAGCTCCTCCTTGACTTAAAAGATACAGACATGGATTAAACATACAATTTCCAATAAAACTCTACATTGTTCAGAACAgcagtatttatttatccaGTTATGTTGGAAGGTGAagattttatacattaaaaaatatttagtttataaaATACGATGCACCCCCTAAAGGTAGAATTGCCCAACATATTTTAAGTAATTAGTCCTGCATTAAAAGTAGTTTCGATACAAGACTTCTGGTTAGGCTTTGTCTTTCCTCTTGTCATACAAAGGTGGCTGCCATCACAGAAAACATCTGCATCCATACATGAACTCAGCAACACATGGATGAACCAAGGTGCTGCTCTCATAGGTATGGTGAACTGTTTTCTCTTCAGCCATTTCTGTCCCGTTTTCCACTGCTTTGTCTGACGAGCTTCTCTTTGTCCATTAGGGGGCTGCTGCCGTATTGGTCCTGCTCACATAGCAGAATTAAAACGACAGTTAAAAGGAAGTTGTGCGTCTCCAGCCTCTGCAGCGAAACCACATTAAAGATGACGTGTATTTGATGTCACATTAAAGGAACATCTCTGCTCTGTGAGTTTCTAAAAATCTTAATttattggaaaataaataaataaataaaccattaCATCAAAAGCCACTTGAGGACACAATCATGTCTGAGTTGGGTCAAAGACAGTGGGCACCACGAAGGTGCAAAATCAAATGTGAGAATTTCTGTCTGTACattaacatgaaataaaaaccatgCAGTGTTCACTCTCTGTggttcacattttgtttttgggtGATTGAGGGGATTCCACTATCGACTTCTGTACAGCTCCTCGCTTGAAATAACTGGGATCATCTACGTGATGGTCTTACTGTAGGTTTCACAACGGACAGTACAACAGAACGTCACCTGCTTTCACGACACTTGGACTGAACAGCATTTCCACTGAACTAACCACTGTACGCCAGGTGCAAGACAAGCCCACTGACTGTACCTGTACAATGAAGTATGGGGGAGTGTCGTCTTTGAACAGAATTTACAGCACTGGTTGAGTGTAATGTTTACTGGTACATATCACATCAGTTTAAGATGAtgcaacataaagtcagaagTGTGTATGTGATCGGTAGTAAGATGGAATGAAAGGTATCCTGCAGTGTGAGCACCTAGTCTCCcacttgttttgtttaagtACAGGGCTGgacaaaataagagaaacaCCTTACAGTGCAGTCGCCCATCGGAAGTCATGTAACGACTTAGTGTTTAAAACTCGCATGATTGTTGAGgccacagttgttgttgttgttgatgacatTGCTGTTCCACTTTGTCACTTcagttttcttctgtcttcagttGTCACTTTCTTTCCAAGGCTTTCCGCTTTTCCAAGTAATGTAATTTAGTGTTTTACACGGCCGTTCAAACAGTCCTATACAAGCTGACTTATCATAGCACTAATAGTCAGGTCGCTAATAAAACCTGCATGCTGATAACTAATAATGAATACAGTGTGGCTTGTGTGTGTAGCTGCCTGTGTTACTGTTATTTCTAGTAGTTGCTGGTGCTTCAGTTGCaatcttgaaaaaaaaaaaggtgttttagAACTGGTGAGGACAAAGAGGAACAGTAGGCACACCCTCTCAACAGAATCTGATTTAAATGGCCTCAAAACAGTTGAGTCATTAATTGAGCAATTTTAAAGGAGAAGTCTGTTTTAACATCACACCCAATAATGACCTGATCCTACGAGCAAGAATTATCTGCATAACCAAAGCTTAATCTTATTTCTCCAGTGGAAATAATCACTAGTCCACCGTGTGTTTTTTGATCCAAATGTACTATTTACTTGAGTTAGAATAGCATTTTCTAGACTAGCGATGCTCAGTTGATATGTAGGAACAATTAAGCTTGTGGCTGAGCGCCACATAAGGGAGGTCACATTCTACGTAGACCATTTTAGTGTTTTCCTGACATTTGTTAATGAATAATTACAGAATGACACCCGACCTGACCTTTTAAACTCTTTCTtacagctactgtactgtattgtaatCTCAATTATTTAGTCCTGCCCCAATATGTCCTGCCGAGCCTCGTCAGTCTGTGATGTCCTCCTCGAGATCGCTGTCAGGGGAAatcctctgtctgttctctgtggTGTTGGACTGGCGTTTCCAGGAGGTGTCTTTCTGACTTCCCATGCTGTGCGAGCGCCCCAGATGGGCCAGGCGCTTGGATGACgttctctcctctgtgtcctccGTGCCACTTCCGTGAGCTCGCTCTGTGCCACGTTGGTGAAAGTCGTGGCGCAGGTTCTCCAAATTCAAAGCCCAGGGGCCGAGCTTCTGCCAGTTCACTCTCTGGAAGGCCATGATGCAGTGCAGGTTGCCACCCACCTGAGTGCCAGAGAGAGTTCTTTTAGTCATCTATACGTTAGTCCCCTAACAtgattcacatcattttcatattcaCAGAACCATTCAGTGCCTGATGTTACGCTCCTCCActaatttaatttcctttctATGTATCACCTACATGTCTTTACATAAAGGGCATCACTTAAATTGATGTGTGAGGGGCACCTTTTTGGTTTTGCGGCGCTGaatccctctctctgtgtgccgAATATCCAAGTATTCTGGGTTTTGTGTGTTGAGGTCTGTCACAATGTCCAGCCATCTGAAAAAAAAGGATCTGTCATTATCCATTCTTATTAATACTGAGACACAAGCCGCACAGTGACAGGTCTTACTTTTTACAGTGAATAGCTGGGTGTTTCCTGCTCGGCTCCCCAATTAAGATCCAGTACTCCATTTCATTTGTAGGTAGAGGGCCccttcacacaaacaacaacaacaatcatttATTTCTAGATTTTAGCTGAAACAGAAGAAATGCTAATGACACATGCCAGCTGCGCCTCTCCAGAACAGAGGGGCCTGGTGGGAGCAGCTGTCTTTAAAACCCCTGCACTAAATGACTAATTGATGaatcaaaataatattaaactaacAAATCGATACAggaaacaatatatttaaacagAAGTGATGAGACCTACCTGTAAGCCTTTGCTGCTTTAAGTGGCGTGGCTTCAAATCCCACTGGGCAGAAGTAGTGGTTCTGGCAGTGGTAGATATAGGCCATAGACTCGTCCTTCAGCCCTTGTGTCAGTTTCATCAACGCTCCTTCAGCTAAAAGCATTAGCGTGGTTATCACTGTTTTATATCATCTATGAGATGATGTGTGGCTGGTTGTGACACCTGAAGGTCTCACCTGTTTCTCCTGCCGTCTTGTGTTTTCCATGTGGTTTGTACAGAATGTAGGAGCAACCTCTCACTCGGAAATTGTCATTGATTTGTCTGAACCAGctgtaataaaaatgttctggTTTCTGAGCTGCAAAAAACAactgatatttaaaaagacataagGAGTGATTTGCGTACCGCATTAGAGTAGCATTGCCGGTGAAAGGACCGAACTTGATTTCTTCAAAAGGCGGCTGAAACCCCAAAATATGCAGCGCCTCCTCCTGAGAGATGGGTGGAAGACTAGCAACGCAATAAGAAATGGTTGCATCTTTGAAATTGCTATAGAAATCAACTCAATAAGAACAAATTCCAAAGATAGTATATAGTCTTTGAATGTTTTGAGTTTTGTGATTAACAcggtttttcttttcttttttgtgtcgTGAGCTGTGTTATCACATGAAAACTGACAGGACAGTACATAACATTTACCTCCCTGCACCCAGAGTGCTGTACAGGAAGTTCCAGCAGGACACCAAAGAGGAGATTCCGCATGAAGTCTTGTACTGTGGCCGACTGATGCAGTACCTGAAGTAGTAATgtagaaatatagaaacacaaatattaacacAGTGAACACTCAGCCTCTTCACTTTTCCATACATTTTCATATGTTGATAATGCTTTGGTGCTGACATCACTGCTACAGCCTGATGTAAATTTGCATCATGTTCTCTCCTATAAAACTGTTGAGGCACTAAACATAGCGTTACCATCTCCTGAGGTCGAACACTTTTCTCTGCTTGATCTCCTCCATTGAGGCATGAGGAGGGATGTCTTGCAGATTTCGGCTGGGTCTGTCTGATGACTTCATCTTCTTGGTGCTGCATTTCTTCACGTTGCCTAAAAAAACAGGTAGTTAGTCAGCATAAAATGGGAATGGTGCGTTTGGGTGATAGTAAAATTACTGTGCACCAAAGAATAGTCAATTAACTTTCTTACAATTAGTACCATAGACTTCAAGAATAATGGTTGCCCTActtgttcttatttttctgGTGAGCACGCTGTTGAAGTCTGCTGTATCAATCTCCCAGGCCAAAATGGGTTTAGTGTTGCCACAGGAGACTTCCTCCATGTCAAGGTCCCCATCTGATCCCACATGGGCACCTCCAGCTTGACCAGCTCCAAAGTCAGCAGAGGGCTTTGGTTTCACAAGTGGGGGTCCATCATCCTGCTTGCTCTGGACCCTGTCCCTGGCTGTGTTTGGAGGACAGTACACAGAAGCCGCCTGGTTGAGAAGCGCATAATCTGAGCACACAGTGTAGAACTTCTCTCTGGAGTGTGTGACCGGACAGGTCCATGGCAGGTGGAGCTCAGCGCTTGAAGCTCGCCTTACTCTTGCAGCATCCCGGGCGACGGAGCTGATCAGACCGCGTTCCTCCCCCCCGTCGCTGGGCTTTTGCATTCCCGATGGTTCTGCTGGCCCAGATAGGTTTGCTTCCTGATCTTCAGATGTGTTAGGCATTGAACAGCCACTTAGATGGTGGATGACTGATCTGGCAGAGGCTGATGGCTGCCTCTTCTGGGGATGAAAGGACAGGCAGTTTAAGTACACTACAGAGATTTAACTGCAGGATGGAGGTCCAGTGGCAAAGTGAAACCCCTACAGAGCAGACAGGGAACATAATAATCTTTTTCAAGTAATGAGCATACAGCCATTGTTTCATCATCTCAGAGCACCGTGCAACACGACCTTTAACCTATAATAAGTCATCTATCATTCAGAGAGCCCGCAGTGTGTCTTACTATCTGTTACTGAACATTAACTAACCTGTACAGACGCTGCAGtcgacacagacacacacacacacacacacacacaaagacacacacagctacatCAGTGCTGTTAGCAGATGTAAACACGCCCAGCTGTTACGTTCACGTTTTTCAGGGCACCTTGTGGAATGAGttacaaacaaacaggacaggAAACGAGTAAAATAACAAGTTAATAACGCATTACTAAAGCTGGGCGCACATTAACTTAGAACATCGTTCAAAATGAACGACAACATTACGGGAACGTCGTCTTCCTGACCCGTGTCTTCTTCCTGGGCAGGTCCAACGGACTGTACCATCCGTTGCGGCAACGGGGGCGTCTGAAAACAATAAAGCACATGTAGCTTAATAGTAGCATGAAAACAATCAAGTGAGAGATTAcgttaaacacaaacatgatgtctcatttaaaaaaatgttattttcaataGGTAAAATATTTACCTACAGCACACTTGTGACTTCATTGTCATTCCTGAATCCCCGTGTTAGTGAACAATAAAAGAGTCCCACAATTTGAACCAATCACAGGAGCGACTGAGTTGCTCTTTAAACTTGACTCCACGCTCTGAAGGTAAGACTTAaatttcactgacatttaatCATCTTAAAGttaaaccaacaacaacaacaacagtaagtTATCTACTTATCAGCTTGACTCTACTGACTTTTATCCCGTTTAAGTGATTAAGTAAAGTGCaattttttgtaataaaaaatttCAGAAAGGTGACTGGACATTAAAGGATAATGATGTTATTATATAGCATCACATCATGAAACGTATCTGATTTGAAGCAATAGATTCTTAACATTGACAACTGAACAGAAAGCACACGGCCCATATATGAGATGGTTTAGATTACTCAATAGGCCTATGGATCAAAGGTATAGACACAGGCGCAGATTAATTCACATGCTGGCCCACACTGCAGCCTAGTGCCCCCCCACATATGCAAACAGGCAGAGTATGAGCCTTTGAAAGATTTAGATTTGCCACTTTGACGTTAATTGTGGCGATTTGAATTTTACAGAAGACCATGGCAAAGAAGCTGGTGATCATCGACACAGACTGCGGCATAGATGATGCTCAGGCTTTAATGATGGCCTTGGCAGCACCCAACATTCAGATCCTGGGTATAACCTGCGTGTATGGAAACGCCTCAGTGGAGAATGTCTGTCAGAATATTTTGAGGGTGCTCTCCATCTGTGAGCGTGACGGGGTGAGTGTGCTGAAGCCATATTTCTAATGATCACACCTGAGCAGACAGAGTATTAACGAGTGTGAACCCATGCAACACCATCACAACACCTCATACATACAGATTTTTCTTATTAATGCCAGTTAATCAAGATGATAATgccatgttgttgttttcttcttctacagatTCCAGTGTTTCAAGGTTGTGCTGGTCCTCTGGTTGGAGCCAGCAGCTCCCGTACTGACCACTTTGGAACTGATGGACTTGGGGATGTGATCAAAGACAAAGATCCCCGGTGGAAGGAGAAAATCCAGAGAGAGCACGCAGTCGATGCAATGATCAGACTGGTGTCTGAAAACCAGAACCGGGTGAGAAACTGCTGTGTGCAGTGTCTGTAACGTGTGGCTgccttctgttgttgttgttgtgttgaacTGTGGTTTCTGCAGGTCTCCTTAGTGGCTCTTGGTCCGCTCACTAATCTGGCATTGGCTGTGAGGGTGGATCCATGTTTTCCCCAGAAGCTCAAAGATCTGTACATAATGGGTGGCAACATGGAAGGTAATACCATGATTCGATTGTTTGTATTTGAGTTACGTAGGCTTGTATAActtattgtgtctttgtaggAAAAGGGAATTTGACACTTTGTGCAGAATTTAACTTTGCAATGGATCCAGAGTCTGCCTATGTTGTTCTGGAAGAATTCCTCTGCCCTACGTACCTGGCGACGTGGGAATACGCCTCCAGAAACTCACTGACATGGGTAAGATGTGTAGAGGCACATAAAACCTCTCAACAATAAGGGTCCCACTTAAGACTGATGTTATTGATTTCACTAATGCAGGAGTTCTTTGAGGAGCTGATCAATCAGGATGCACCTGCTGCACGCTTTATGAAGACAATAACATCCAAATGCTGGGCCTACTCCAGAGAAGCCATGATGAAAAAGAGAGGCGTGTACTTTCCTGGTTGTGGCTTCGTCTCCTATGATTCCTATGCAATGGCTGCCTGTGTTGACGGCACCGTGGTTACAGAGAGCATCGAATGCCCTGTTCGTGTGGAACTGCAGGGTTCGATGTCTCGCGGTATGTTGGCACTGGATCGCACAAATACCCTGAAAAAGAGCCACAAGGTGTTTGTTTTGACTAAATGTGACAGTGCAAAGTTTagtcagctgctgctggagtcCCTCAGGCAGCCCTGCAACAAGTGACGTTTGGTTCCATGGTGAGAAATACACGTGACAGAAAAGTAGGATGAAGTTgaataaacaagaaaaatagTTTGAGTTAATAGTTTCAGATGGTTTCACACAGGACACAAGGGTTCACTAAGGACTATCTTCTGGAATAAGAGCACTGAAGcagcgtgttttttttttttacagggaGTGAAAGTGAACTTTGGTTCTTGGACAGATAACATGAACTCTGTTTCTTAGAGCTGGCTTGAAAATCGAACTGCTTTCTTTGTCTAATCTGTCACCAATGTGTGGAAGAAGTACTCCAATCATTTACCTACGTAAAAGCAACACTGCAGTGCAGAAAGACTCTGGTACAGGCTTCATTCTTTATGCTACTTACGCAAGTATGAAAATATCAGTTTACCAAAAGTAGACGTACTTtaagtaaaaaatgtaaaagatcaCTGGGCAGACAGGTGGTTTCAAAAGGCCGATGTTGTGTCTGCATGCTGTAGTGCATTGAAATAAGATTTCATGAGATATATGCATTTCAAATATCTAAATTCAAACATAAAGAAGCTTTCGGTATGCATGTATGGTGTCATAACtggacaataataataataaaaaacaactgtttAATTTTGTATCTTCAACTACAAACTTGTTTCTagtagttaaataaaaaagaagctaaCTGAATTTGTGTTGACCAGCAGGGGGAAGCATAGACCTGCCAGCAATAAACACAAGATCTAGTTCTGTCAGTAGTTTCATGATGAGACTCTTTTCCttataaagagagaaaaagaaacaagcaaacactgaaacatgaaGTTCTGCTGAAATCCTTTATTTCAATTTGCTTTGACAAACAGAGGTGATGTACAATACAAACCTCCAACTTAAATATTCTTTGATTACTTTGGCCAATTTGTTTAACACAGAAGGCTTTGATAGTTCCAGGGCAGGGCCCTCTTTAAAATGGGGAATGTGAACGTTATGTGAAGCCTTTTTGGGCCGTCGGTGAAGACTCATACTCAGGGTTGTGAAAGACGTCTCCTGCCAGTTAAAAGCGTAGTGCAACCATTTCAGTTGACAAGTATTCAAATTGAACTTTTCAAACCAACATTTGGAAGAAACCGCTTAGAGGATAAATTAttgtgaaaacaaagacacatggCTTAAAATAAGACGTCTCTTCCAAACTGTAAAGATTCTGTGcccttttccacattttcagaacaaaatgcagcagcagcctttCTAGAACAGCAAAACATTTGCACTGGCATTAGCATACCATGCTATCGATATGGTTTAATTTGGGAGCACCTGTTAAAAGAAATCCAAATAAAAGTTAACATTTCTGCCCCCTCAATAAAAAGCTGCATGAACTAAACTGCAGGGTTGGTAACCTACACCATGGGGCTACCAAATACTTCAGGTAACATTGCTTTCTGTTGGGAttcttcaatttaaaaataaacaacaatttcaTTTAGCGTACAGAACACATCAAATCCATGATGTGCTTCTGTTAAGTGCCTTCGTGTGCCGTTTAATTGCCGCTGTCGGAGGAGCTAGGCCAGGGCTCTGAGCTGCGCCTGCTCAGGGTGGGGCCCCACAAGCTCCACAGGTGGTAATTCCGGCTCATCTCGGTAGAAGCTGGTGGCGATGGGGCGGGGCTGTTCACCACATcagtcagagctgctgagttGGTCGTTGGAGCAAAAGGGTGTAAGGCTGAATCTGCGCTTGTAGACCAAATGGAGCTGCTGAAGGGCGTGGTTGCAGACCAGGGACTGCGGTTGTTTCCCAGGAGTGactaaagaaaacaagaagcaaCTCTCACAATGGTGTCATGAACAGGGAGAGTTTTCAGTGAGCTGcgttaaaacaaactaatggaTCTTACTGCAGTTGGTGCAGCTGGTGAGCTGGGGCTGCTGGCCCAGGAGTGCAGGGGGTCACTGCTTGGCATGTCCCAGATGGAGGAGTTGACAGTGCTGAACTCCGGCCAGCTTTGCTGAGGCTCACTTGACTTTGGGAGATTCATtccactgaaaactaaaaacaacacacatttcagtttcagtacCAGTTACTCTGCATTCTTCTGCTCTGTAACCGGCCTGTGAGTCACAGAAACTAACCTCCAGTCAGGTTGAAGGAGTTGTTGGGCCCAAAAGCGGAGAATGAGTTGGCAGAGTTGTAGTTTGGAACGTTGGCTGTGCCAATGGGACTCCACATTCCAGAGCtatgggacacacacacacacacacacacacacacacacacacactcagctgatACTGATCCTGGTATCATGTCTGGAAGTAAATTTATCATTCATCAGTCATTTTCTCATGTTACCTGTCAGAGCTGTCGCTTTCCACTGATGTCATGTGCGCCAGACTCTTTCCTTGGTTGTCAGTTTTCCCTGGACCAGAACCAcctgagagaagcagaaaatgttGGTGTCACTACAAGGACAATACATTCACATAGATACAAATGTCCACTGTTAACACATTTACCTGGGCTTTTGTCATAaccagcagctacagcagcaaaGGTAGGGTTTCCATTTTTGCCTGGGAGTGGAGTGGCTGTAGGTAATTTGTTTCCTGGGGCCTTCTTTTGGTTTCCCtcactgcaaaaaaacacaacaaagaatCCAGATTCGGAACAGGAAATGATGGTTTGACTTTAACAACAGTGTCTCTTAAAGTGCTGAGACACACAGCGACACACCCGGAGTCTGATAATATGAATTTTGTTGCTGAAAAAgggcaaaaaacaaactacttcCCCAAATGACGGGACACACTTGTCAGACAATTTGTTGGCTGGGTGGTGGTTTGATTACTAAATCATTTTGAACAATTGGATACCTGTTACTGTTGACAACACTGCTGTAGGTGCCTCGGGATAGTACGCTGGGTGAGGTCGGTGGAGGGGACAATGTCCCGGTCGTAGCGGCTCTCTTCAGGAAAGGGTCCGCGTTAATTGTCTGGAGGGAGATTTGCTGA
This genomic window from Anabas testudineus chromosome 4, fAnaTes1.2, whole genome shotgun sequence contains:
- the zgc:172121 gene encoding homocysteine S-methyltransferase; protein product: MGSRLRHYLRDGGPLILDGGLATELEAQGINLQGDPLWSARLLHSNPQAVKDAHWRFLLSGADVITTATYQASITGFINHLDMSSECARELLMSGVHLAREAIEKFVSDSLSKGQSCPLVAGSVGPYGAFLHNGSEYTGDYAAEMSIEELKDWHRPQIDCLAAAGSDLIAFETIPSIKEAEALVELLREFPNAKAWLSFSCKDGRCISDGSLFTDAVQIANRSTQLAAVGVNCCPPVVVEPLLNSARSLLSPDMSWVVYPNSGEEWDTKRGWLPSQKTSASIHELSNTWMNQGAALIGGCCRIGPAHIAELKRQLKGSCASPASAAKPH
- the LOC113152381 gene encoding basic immunoglobulin-like variable motif-containing protein, with the translated sequence MPNTSEDQEANLSGPAEPSGMQKPSDGGEERGLISSVARDAARVRRASSAELHLPWTCPVTHSREKFYTVCSDYALLNQAASVYCPPNTARDRVQSKQDDGPPLVKPKPSADFGAGQAGGAHVGSDGDLDMEEVSCGNTKPILAWEIDTADFNSVLTRKIRTSNVKKCSTKKMKSSDRPSRNLQDIPPHASMEEIKQRKVFDLRRWYCISRPQYKTSCGISSLVSCWNFLYSTLGAGSLPPISQEEALHILGFQPPFEEIKFGPFTGNATLMRWFRQINDNFRVRGCSYILYKPHGKHKTAGETAEGALMKLTQGLKDESMAYIYHCQNHYFCPVGFEATPLKAAKAYRGPLPTNEMEYWILIGEPSRKHPAIHCKKWLDIVTDLNTQNPEYLDIRHTERGIQRRKTKKVGGNLHCIMAFQRVNWQKLGPWALNLENLRHDFHQRGTERAHGSGTEDTEERTSSKRLAHLGRSHSMGSQKDTSWKRQSNTTENRQRISPDSDLEEDITD
- the si:ch211-201h21.5 gene encoding nuc_hydro_CeIAG domain-containing protein; this encodes MAKKLVIIDTDCGIDDAQALMMALAAPNIQILGITCVYGNASVENVCQNILRVLSICERDGIPVFQGCAGPLVGASSSRTDHFGTDGLGDVIKDKDPRWKEKIQREHAVDAMIRLVSENQNRVSLVALGPLTNLALAVRVDPCFPQKLKDLYIMGGNMEGKGNLTLCAEFNFAMDPESAYVVLEEFLCPTYLATWEYASRNSLTWEFFEELINQDAPAARFMKTITSKCWAYSREAMMKKRGVYFPGCGFVSYDSYAMAACVDGTVVTESIECPVRVELQGSMSRGMLALDRTNTLKKSHKVFVLTKCDSAKFSQLLLESLRQPCNK